A genomic region of Sphingobium sp. HWE2-09 contains the following coding sequences:
- a CDS encoding dihydroorotase codes for MTQTFDMILKNGTVHTPGGADSVDVGVRGGKIVAIGTSLGDAGEVIDCTGLDVLPGCIDSQVHFREPGLEHKEDLESGSRAAVLGGVTAVFEMPNTNPNTDTADRVHDKLKRAHHRMWCDHAFYVGATADNAEQLRELERIPGTSGVKIFMGASTGSLLVDDDDALSRVLASGTRRVAIHAEDEARMNARKIYAEEGDPSTHPVWRDDESAMIATKRIIALARKARRRIHILHITTPAELEYIAQNKDIATCEVTPQHLTLAGEDAYPRLGTYAQMNPPIRSGAHRDGLWFWLNQGVPDVLGSDHAPHTIEEKAKTYPSSPSGMPGVQTLVPLLLNHVAEGRLSLRRFIELTSSGPQRVFGLVGKGRIALGYDADFTVVDLKKRWTVGSDWLASRCNWSPFEGDQLTGKAIGTIIRGNMVMWEDALANAAIGEAVRFEATQFN; via the coding sequence ATGACCCAGACCTTCGACATGATCCTCAAGAACGGCACCGTCCATACGCCGGGCGGCGCGGACAGCGTGGATGTGGGCGTGCGCGGCGGAAAGATCGTGGCGATCGGCACGTCCCTGGGCGATGCGGGCGAGGTGATCGACTGCACCGGGCTGGACGTGCTGCCCGGCTGTATCGACAGCCAGGTCCATTTCCGCGAACCGGGGCTGGAGCATAAGGAAGACCTCGAATCGGGCAGCCGCGCCGCCGTGCTGGGCGGCGTGACCGCTGTGTTCGAAATGCCCAACACCAATCCCAACACCGACACCGCCGATCGCGTCCATGACAAGCTGAAGCGCGCGCATCATCGCATGTGGTGCGACCATGCCTTCTATGTCGGCGCGACCGCGGACAATGCCGAGCAGCTTCGCGAACTGGAACGCATACCCGGCACGTCGGGCGTGAAGATCTTCATGGGCGCATCGACCGGCAGCCTGCTGGTGGACGATGACGACGCCCTGTCGCGCGTGCTGGCCAGCGGCACCCGCCGCGTCGCCATCCATGCCGAGGACGAAGCGCGGATGAATGCGCGCAAGATCTATGCGGAGGAGGGCGATCCGTCGACCCACCCCGTCTGGCGCGACGATGAAAGCGCGATGATCGCCACGAAACGCATCATCGCGCTGGCACGCAAGGCGCGCCGCCGCATCCACATCCTGCACATCACCACGCCCGCCGAGCTGGAATATATCGCCCAGAACAAGGATATCGCGACCTGCGAAGTGACGCCGCAGCATCTGACGCTGGCGGGGGAGGATGCCTATCCGCGCCTGGGCACCTATGCGCAGATGAACCCGCCGATCCGGTCGGGCGCGCATCGCGACGGCCTGTGGTTCTGGCTCAATCAGGGCGTGCCCGACGTGCTGGGCAGCGATCATGCGCCGCACACGATCGAGGAAAAGGCGAAAACCTATCCTTCGTCACCCAGCGGTATGCCGGGCGTGCAGACTTTGGTGCCGTTGCTGCTCAACCATGTGGCGGAAGGGCGGCTGTCGCTGCGCCGCTTCATCGAATTGACCAGTTCCGGGCCGCAGCGCGTGTTCGGGCTGGTCGGCAAGGGGCGGATCGCGCTGGGCTATGACGCCGACTTCACCGTGGTCGATTTGAAGAAGCGCTGGACCGTGGGCAGCGACTGGCTCGCGTCGCGCTGCAACTGGTCACCCTTTGAGGGTGATCAATTGACCGGCAAGGCGATCGGCACGATCATCCGCGGCAACATGGTGATGTGGGAAGACGCGCTGGCGAACGCAGCGATCGGTGAAGCCGTGCGGTTCGAAGCGACGCAGTTCAACTGA